CCCGTATTCGTAACCGGATGCCTCAAATACAGGACGGCCCTGTGTCGTGAGTGCGCCCGTTTTATGGCTCTCCAGGAGTTTCCCAAACAGTGCCGGCACGATGGCGCCACCAAGGAATCCGCCCATGTTCGAGAAACCGGTGGCGCTGCCTGCCGCTTGAGGATCGTTCTGCGCGCGGGCCATCGGCCACGTGAGTATAAACACAGAGGCGGAGAGTCCGAGTGAGAAAAGAAGCAGCCACAGGGCAGGCCGTGAAACAGGCACTGTACTGCCCGGAAGCCATTCAAGCAGAACAAGCAGGGTCAGGAATAGGGCCACTCCGACGGTGAAGACGATCGTTAACCGCCCCGTGCGATCGGTAAGCCAGCCTACGGCCGGACAGCCGATGAGCATACCGAGGCCCATCGCAAAGAGCAGAGTCGAAGCGTCGACGGGCGGCAGACCGTACACATCCTGTAAAAAGGCCGAGCCCCAGGCGCCCTGAAAGCCCATGATCGTGCCATATAGCCCGGCGAAGATCAAAAACGGAACCCAGTTCACCGGACGGCGCATCACGCCCAGCATGCCAAGCGTGGCGGAACGAAAGGTCGCCTTCTGCACTGTCGGCGCTCCGGCAGGTGTTTCCAGACCGGCAGCGGTTGGCGAGTCTTTGATCAGCAGGGCGGCAATGAGAGCGGCCAGCAATCCGACGGCGCCGGTAATAAAGAAAGCGGATCGCCATCCGGCGAATGCGCTGAGCGTGGCCAGAGGATACGAGGCAAGCAGGGCGCCCGTGTTACCGACCAGGAGCGTTAGCCCCGACAGCGTGGCAAAGTGCCGGGGCTCAAACCACGTCGTATGCAGACGCAGGATGGGAACGAAGATAAACGATACACCGACGCCGACGGCAAAACGTCCGACGAACGCCCACTCGATGGTCGGAGCAAATCCGAAGAGTAACGAGCCGAGGGCGGCAAAGGCCGTGCCCGCGCTGATCGTCATGCGGGGCCCCAGCCAGTCCGACAGGATGCCGGCCGGAACCTGCAAGAATGTATACACAAGAAAATAGAGTGAGGCAAGCAATCCGACGGTGGAGGCGTCGATGGCGAAGTCCTTCATGATCGGATCGACGACGACGGCCGGCGCAACGCGATGAAAGTAGACGAGAATATAAGGAAGGATGACTGCCGAAAGAACGATGATACTGCGGCGCAGGCGATCCGATGTTTGCTTGTGAGTCACGGGTTGCTCCTGAACCTGGACGGTACGAGGGACGGAAGAGCATGTCAAGTCGCACACTGATTCTCTGCGGGGCCTTTTCGGGCGAGCTGGAGCCGTTCCGGGCGCTTGAAGGGGCGACTGTAGACACCGTCGGAGTTCCGACCAGAATCTGCCTTCGTGAATCGGGCATCGGCAATGTAGCAGCGGCCATCTCGGTGATGCGCTGGCAGAACGAGGCCAGCGCATCTGGCAGCAGGATCGAGGAAATCCTCTTTCTCGGTTCCTGTGGAATCTACGACGCCGACGCCGTCTCTGTTCCGGGCGCCGTCTTTGCCCGAACGTTCTGCGCCTACGAGCTCTCAACGCTCAGTGATCCGCCTCGTGCAAAAGCGTTGCCCGCCGTGAGCGGCCCGGTGACGACACAATGCGGATGGGCCGGACAGCTTCTTTCACAGCATGCGCCCGAGTTTGCCGTCAACGCCCCCGATGCCCTTTCTCTCGTAGAAATAGGATCTGCCGCGTTGCAGCATCGCACCGGATCAAGCCTGCCCTTTGCCGAGAACCTTGAGTTGTTCGGAATGGCCAGGGCCGCCCTTGAGTGCGGTCTGAATTTTTCGGCCCTTCTGGGCGTTACAAACGTCGTCGATGCAAACGGATCGGCGGCCTGGCAGAGGAACTACGGGGCCGCCGCTCGTATGCTGGCCGATCTTGTGCACGGTATTCTTTTCCCGAAAAAGTGATCGGCCCCTTTCAGTACGTCTTCGCGCGAAGTCGATAGTACTTCTGGACCATGAAACCCGAAGAAACACAGGAACAGGCCGTACTGTCGACGCAGACAGGACGGGAGGTCTATTTCCGCATCCAGTTGACGGTGGCCGTCTACCGCGAGAAGAAACTCGCCTATCGAAACGAGATGGTCGTGCCGACCTGGTATACGCGGCGGTCAGAGGTCCGGGCCCATATAAAGAAAGAGATACAGAAGCGTTTGAAAGAGTCCGACTTCTTTCTGTCGCCGCGCGTCGATTATGACCTCGTGCGCTATACGAACGAGGCGACATGCAATACCTATATTCGATACCGCATCGTTGAAGAAGAGGGCGATATCTTACAGGCAGGCTGACGTATCGCAGTTGACCGATCGCTTCTCTCTGCATGCATGAACACAATGGTGGCGACCGATAACAAACAGGCCGAAGAGCTCGAAAGGCATCGCGAGGCCTACGTTCTGTTATTTGAGTCGCTCTTAAAGAACCGCATCGCCGATACCGGGCAGATGCAGGCACGGCAGGCCGAGCTAAGAAAGATCATCGATGGCATTCAGGATACGGACGGCTTTATTGACCGTCTCGGTGACTTCGGTCGTATCCTACAGCTGCGCGAAGATCAGCTCGGTGGGTATATCGGGCAGAACTTCTTAAAAGCGCTTTCCGTCGTTCAGGAGCGGCAGAAGCAGGCTCCTCGCAAGAATATATCGTCTGACGCCTTCGCTCAGGATGGGCCGCTGATTGAGGCCTTGCTTTCCACATTCGGACCGATGGTTACAGCGCCCGACCGTTTCGAGATGATCGATACGGGAGCCGTGAAGCTGATCCGTGGTGGGCGAGAAATTCTACCGAAAAGTGCCCTTGGTTCGGCAGGCGATGCCGCTGATTTTGCCGCCGTCGGCTCGCCTGTAGATGCGCCGGCTTCGGGTGCGAATCAAGCCGAAGAGCCGACGTCCACAGCGTCTGATCCGGCAGCAGCGTTGAAGCTGCGTGAAGAGAAATCGGTCATTGCAGAAATTCTCGAACGATTTGGGAACATCCTCGATATCCAGGGCGTTCTGACGCCGAAAGACTTCTCAGGAGATGAAGAGGCCTTCGTTGTTGAAGAGGCGGTGTCGTCCGATGAGCCTGTGGCCCATGCGGAGCTTTCGATTATCGAAGAGATCGTGCAGCGCTTCGGTAATGATCTGGCAGTGCACGAGAAGCTGGAGCCGAAGGAATACTCGGGCGACGATGACGGCTTTTTCGATGCAACACAATCTGAGGCGACCGATTCCGAAGAAGAATCATATTCGAGCTTTGAACCGATTGCGGTCGCTCTGACGGCCTTTGCGGGCATACGCTCGCGTATCGCAGAGTTCCAGAAGAATCAGGATCGAGTGGGCTACCAGGACTACCTGAGCACGGCATCAGACGATATCAAGGCTGTAGTCGCTCTGCTCAATCTTTCGGCGAAGGCGAAGCGACAGGCTGTCGATATGAGCGACGAGCTGTACCGGCTCAGTATGAGCCTGCCTTACTCTCAGGAGCAGCTTGAAGAGCTTTTCGGTCGCATGGATCGATACGCGAAGGCGACGGCTCTTGTGAATGAGTTCATGGCGAAGGTGAAACAGGCCAGTGCTCCGGTGCAGATGGAGATGCGTAAGGTCTGGAAACAGATCCTTGATCTTCTGGATGAAGACCCTGGCGAGGCCGTTGTGAAGCAGCGAACGAAGATATTGCTTCTGGCCGTTAACCCGGCGGTGAAACCGACCATCGAATCCGGAATTATGTCGCTTATCAGCAAGATCTATTCTCTGTAAACAAAAAGACATGGCATGGATGGGTCATTCCGGCCGTTTTTGATTGACGATCCCCCTTTGTTCAAAATATAGGTCTTTCCTGTCCTTTTAGCAGGAAAACGCCCTCTTAGCTCAGTTGGTAGAGCGCATCCATGGTAAGGATGAGGTCACCAGTTCAAGCCTGGTAGAGGGCTCGGCTGCGGGGCGTGGCCCTTGATTTAGGTCGGTAGTTCAATGGTCAGAATAGGGGTCTCCAAAACCTCTGATGGGAGTTCGATCCTCCCCCGACCTGCCAGCGGTGGTCTATTATATGTGGAAGTTTTTAAAAGAGACCAGAGAAGAAATGCGGCACGTTGTGTGGCCGGCAAGAGAAGAAGTCGTGAACTCGACCATCGTCGTTATGGTGTCGGTCGTCGTGATCTCTCTTTTCCTGTACTCCACCGACTTCGTATTCGAAAAGATTTTCGAATTCTTCGTCGGCCTGGGCTCGGGTTGAGTCCGCGGTGCTCATTTTATGAAGCAGTGGTATGTAATTAAGACGTATGCCGGCCATGAGAAGAAGGCCAAGACGAACATCGAGAAGATGGTGGAAAGCCGCGGCCTTCTTGCGCGAGTAGGGCAGATCAGTGTTCCTACTATTAAGATGGCTGAGATGAAAGGCGGGAAGAAGCGCATCGTCGAGAAGAAGTTTATGCCCGGCTATGTTATCGCCGAGCTGGATCTTGATGATAACCTTCAGGCGCTGATCCGCAGGCTTCCTTCTATTTCGGGCTTTGTCGGGAATCCTGACCCTCAGCCGCTTACGGCGGACGAGGTGAAGAATCTTCTGAACGTACAGAGTCAGGAAGAAGAAGAGGCGAATGTAACGAGCATGCTCTTTCGTGTTGGTGAGACGGTCAAAATCATTGATGGACCGTTTGCCAACTTTGCAGGCGTCGTAGATGAAATTATGCCCGAAAAAGGGCGATTGCGAGTTCGTGTGGAGATCTTCGGGCAGGCCACTCCGGTGGAGTTGGATTACCTGCAGGTCGCCTCGAACGTCGGATGAGAATTCAGTACAGGTCATAGGAAATGGCACAGAAGAAAATCGTCACTCAGATCAAACTCCAGGTGCAAGCCGGTAAGGCGACACCCGCTCCTCCGGTAGGTCCGGCTCTCGGTCAGCACGGCCTGAACATTATGGAGTTCTGCAAGCAGTTTAATGAACGCACAAAGAACGACGTGGGCATCAAAATCCCCGTTGTGATCACGGCATACTCTGATCGTAGTTTTACATTTATTACGAAGTCACCGCCGGCTCCTCTTCTTATTAAGAAAGAGCTCGGGCTTGAGGCGGCGGCTGCCACTCCCGGCAAGACGATCGTAGGAAAGATCAAAAGATCACAGCTTGAGAAAATCGCTGAGATCAAGAAAGAAGACCTGAACTGTTATGATACGGCAGCAGCCGTCCGCATCCTTGCCGGATCCTGCCGTTCGATGGGTATTGAGGTGGAGGACTGAGATGAATCGCGGTAAGAAATGGAAAGCGGCCTACGAAAAAATTAATCCGGGCGAGCTGCTCTCGGTAGAAGAAGCTGCCTCGAAAATCGGCGAGCTGTCGACGACGAAATTTGACGGGTCGGTAGATGCCTCCCTCAAAATCGGCTACAAATCGCTACAGAATGTGCGCGGTATCGTGCGCCTGCCGCATGGCACGGGTAAAAACATCCGTGTATGCGTCATCGCCAAGGCCGACAAGCATGCTGCGGCGAAAGAAGCCGGCGCTGAGTTTGTCGGCGCAGAAGACATCATTGAAAAGATTCAGACTGAAAAGTGGACGGATTTCGATGCTTGCATCGCTACTCCTGACATGATGCCGAAAATCGGTAAACTCGGTCAGATCCTCGGTCGTAAGGGCCTCATGCCCAAGCCGAAGGCCGGAACGGTCACCGATGATGTCGCTACGGCGATCAAGAACGTGAAGGCCGGTCAGGTTGAGTACAAGGCCGATAAAACCGGCGTTGTAGCCGTCCCCGTCGGGCGTGTCTCGTTTGGCCAGGAGAAGCTGGCAGAGAACATCCGTCATCTTTATCAATCGATCATCAGAGATAAGCCCTCTGATGCGAAGGGCGAGTATGTGAAAACCCTTCATATCTCTCCGACCATGGGCCCTGCTCTTAAGATCAATGCCCGAAATCTTATCTGAGGTGAACCATGCCCTCCGTAGAAAACAAAGATAAAATCGAAACCATTTCTGCCATACTGAAAGAGAAGCCGAATTTCGTCGTCACGACGTACTCGGGCCTCGATGTGGAGAAGCTTACAAAGCTGCGCGGACAGATCCGTCAGGCCAACGGGACGATGAAGGTTCTTAAGAACACTCTCTTCCACCTTGCCCTGTCTCAGTCCGAAGCCCATAAAGAGGCGGCCGACGGACTGAAAGACGTTCTGAAAGGACCCTGTGCCGTAATCTTCGTAACAGACGACGTTCCGACTGTTGCGAAGATCGTGGTGAACGAGGGGAAGACCGAGGATAAGCTCGCCCTGAAAGGCGGCTACTTTGAGGGGCGCTTTCTTCCGAAGAGCGAGGTTCAGGCCATTGCCGATCTGCCTTCGAGAGGCGAGCTGCTTGCCATCATCGGTCGCGGCCTGAATACGCCGGCTACGAAAATCGCAACCGGCATCAATCAGATTATGGCCGCACTCGCTCGGGGTATCAAGGCCGTTGCGGAAAAAAATAGTTAATCGAGCACAACAAGGAATACAATTAGGGATAAGGAGAAAACAATGTCAGTAGATGCATTGCTTGAGCAGATTGGTTCGCTCACTCTCGTTGAGGCAGCTGAACTCGTAAAAAAGATGGAAGACAAATTCGGCATCTCCACAGCCGCTCCGGTGGCTATGGCTGCAGTTGCTGCACCTGGTGCTGGCGCTGCTTCCGATGAAGACGCAAGCTTCAACGTAGTTCTGAAGGGCTTCGGTGACAAAAAGATCGACGTAATCAAAGTCGTTCGTGAAGAAACCGGTCTGGGCCTCAAAGAAGCGAAGGATCTTGTTGAGAAGGGCGGTCAGACTGTGAAAGAAGGTCTTTCTAAGGCTGATTCCGACACTCTCAAGAAAAAGCTGGAAGACGTTGGAGCTCAAGTCGAGCTTGTCAAGGTCTGAGATTTTCAGCGATAGGAATGCCCGGCTTAACAGGTCCGGGCTTTCCTTTTCTTTTTTCTTAGCCTGCAAAACAGGCTGCGCTCGCGCGCATACACTCATCGAACCGGTTCGGCACCTCCTATGATGGAACAGAAGCAGTTGAATGTTGAAAATCTGGGTAAGATCACGGATTACTCCTATCTTCCCGATCTCATCGAGATTCAAATCAAATCCTATGAGGATTTTCTCCAATATGATGTTCCGGCGCCGAAGCGGCAGCCGCGAGGACTGGAGGCCGTCTTTCAGGAGACCTTTCCTATTGAAAGCTCCAACGACGACATGGTCCTGGAATACGATTCCTATGCCTTTGGCGAGGTAAAATGGCCTCCCGAAGAGTGCAAGAGTCGCGGACTGACATATCAGGCCCCACTGAAGGCCACGATTCGTCTTATTAATAAGCAAACTTTCGAAGTGCGAGAG
This region of Leptonema illini DSM 21528 genomic DNA includes:
- a CDS encoding MFS transporter codes for the protein MTHKQTSDRLRRSIIVLSAVILPYILVYFHRVAPAVVVDPIMKDFAIDASTVGLLASLYFLVYTFLQVPAGILSDWLGPRMTISAGTAFAALGSLLFGFAPTIEWAFVGRFAVGVGVSFIFVPILRLHTTWFEPRHFATLSGLTLLVGNTGALLASYPLATLSAFAGWRSAFFITGAVGLLAALIAALLIKDSPTAAGLETPAGAPTVQKATFRSATLGMLGVMRRPVNWVPFLIFAGLYGTIMGFQGAWGSAFLQDVYGLPPVDASTLLFAMGLGMLIGCPAVGWLTDRTGRLTIVFTVGVALFLTLLVLLEWLPGSTVPVSRPALWLLLFSLGLSASVFILTWPMARAQNDPQAAGSATGFSNMGGFLGGAIVPALFGKLLESHKTGALTTQGRPVFEASGYEYGFLIFFAATAMSLLLLLFSILRERR
- the secE gene encoding preprotein translocase subunit SecE, translated to MGVRSSPDLPAVVYYMWKFLKETREEMRHVVWPAREEVVNSTIVVMVSVVVISLFLYSTDFVFEKIFEFFVGLGSG
- the nusG gene encoding transcription termination/antitermination protein NusG — its product is MKQWYVIKTYAGHEKKAKTNIEKMVESRGLLARVGQISVPTIKMAEMKGGKKRIVEKKFMPGYVIAELDLDDNLQALIRRLPSISGFVGNPDPQPLTADEVKNLLNVQSQEEEEANVTSMLFRVGETVKIIDGPFANFAGVVDEIMPEKGRLRVRVEIFGQATPVELDYLQVASNVG
- the rplK gene encoding 50S ribosomal protein L11, which produces MAQKKIVTQIKLQVQAGKATPAPPVGPALGQHGLNIMEFCKQFNERTKNDVGIKIPVVITAYSDRSFTFITKSPPAPLLIKKELGLEAAAATPGKTIVGKIKRSQLEKIAEIKKEDLNCYDTAAAVRILAGSCRSMGIEVED
- the rplA gene encoding 50S ribosomal protein L1, whose product is MNRGKKWKAAYEKINPGELLSVEEAASKIGELSTTKFDGSVDASLKIGYKSLQNVRGIVRLPHGTGKNIRVCVIAKADKHAAAKEAGAEFVGAEDIIEKIQTEKWTDFDACIATPDMMPKIGKLGQILGRKGLMPKPKAGTVTDDVATAIKNVKAGQVEYKADKTGVVAVPVGRVSFGQEKLAENIRHLYQSIIRDKPSDAKGEYVKTLHISPTMGPALKINARNLI
- the rplJ gene encoding 50S ribosomal protein L10 — encoded protein: MPSVENKDKIETISAILKEKPNFVVTTYSGLDVEKLTKLRGQIRQANGTMKVLKNTLFHLALSQSEAHKEAADGLKDVLKGPCAVIFVTDDVPTVAKIVVNEGKTEDKLALKGGYFEGRFLPKSEVQAIADLPSRGELLAIIGRGLNTPATKIATGINQIMAALARGIKAVAEKNS
- the rplL gene encoding 50S ribosomal protein L7/L12, whose amino-acid sequence is MSVDALLEQIGSLTLVEAAELVKKMEDKFGISTAAPVAMAAVAAPGAGAASDEDASFNVVLKGFGDKKIDVIKVVREETGLGLKEAKDLVEKGGQTVKEGLSKADSDTLKKKLEDVGAQVELVKV